One Gossypium hirsutum isolate 1008001.06 chromosome A11, Gossypium_hirsutum_v2.1, whole genome shotgun sequence genomic window carries:
- the LOC107924281 gene encoding uncharacterized protein, protein METLVVMAQHRNRYCSKVNPDGPARFGSSPSRNFRGINCRTFHFGAGLLPSPFEYSAAPTDRWPSSLPPSSSSSSSPNTPCPHSKTTRKCSTTLINNNRTTKNVKFSSEEISGEGFPYCELWAGPAYSNSPPPSSLPIPKFSLRVKRTVSLDLPAADPIVDVHPTGNSAPASPTGELHPSVAELFGCDDSATKTLRRILNLDNTDN, encoded by the coding sequence ATGGAGACTTTGGTTGTGATGGCGCAGCATAGGAATCGCTACTGTAGCAAGGTGAACCCAGATGGGCCAGCACGGTTTGGGTCATCACCGTCTAGGAATTTCAGAGGGATTAATTGTAGGACTTTCCATTTCGGAGCGGGATTACTCCCTTCCCCGTTCGAGTATAGCGCTGCTCCTACAGACAGATGGCCCTCTTCCCTTCCcccttcatcatcatcatcatcttccccaaatacaCCATGTCCGCACTCAAAAACTACCAGGAAATGCTCTACTACTCTAATAAACAACAACAGGACCACTAAAAATGTTAAGTTTTCTAGTGAGGAAATCTCTGGGGAAGGTTTTCCCTACTGTGAGCTATGGGCTGGGCCCGCTTATTCCAATTCACCACCACCTAGCTCTTTGCCAATACCCAAATTCTCTCTTCGTGTGAAGAGGACGGTGTCACTCGATTTGCCTGCTGCTGACCCTATTGTTGATGTTCATCCAACTGGCAACTCTGCGCCTGCTTCTCCTACCGGGGAGCTTCACCCTTCTGTAGCCGAACTCTTTGGTTGTGATGACTCTGCCACCAAGACTTTACGCCGTATTCTTAATCTTGACAACACTGATAACTAA
- the LOC107922971 gene encoding late embryogenesis abundant protein 3, translated as MNQRQAIRPQAADQAVDYGDVFGVTGATPSFPTPTGAVGESGITIGEALEATAISVGDKPVDRGDAAAIRAAEARAAGGNVTQRSGLGAKAQAAVNFNDRVAYDYNKITISDVLSDASGKLPHDKAVTSEDADGVRGAELSNSTEAMPTPGGVADTMATAARVNRDDKP; from the exons ATGAACCAGAGACAAGCAATAAGGCCTCAAGCAGCCGACCAGGCTGTCGACTACGGCGATGTTTTCGGTGTCACCGGTGCTACGCCTTCATTTCCAACTCCAACGGGTGCGGTTGGTGAAAGTGGCATCACCATTGGAGAAGCTTTGGAGGCAACAGCTATCTCTGTTGGCGACAAACCGGTTGACCGAGGTGATGCAGCTGCAATACGAGCAGCTGAGGCCAGAGCTGCTGGTGGTAACGTCACCCAACGTAGCGGCCTTGGCGCCAAAGCTCAAGCTGCTGTCAATTTCAATGACCGTGTGGCTTATGATTACAATAAAATCACTATATCAGATGTTTTGTCG GATGCTAGTGGGAAGCTGCCTCACGATAAAGCCGTGACAAGCGAAGATGCTGATGGCGTGAGAGGTGCGGAGCTGAGTAACAGTACCGAAGCAATGCCCACACCAGGAGGAGTGGCGGATACCATGGCCACAGCTGCTAGGGTAAATCGGGATGATAAGCCATGA
- the LOC121209765 gene encoding late embryogenesis abundant protein 3 yields MSQGQPPKPHIDKYFDLEPITIGEVLETAAVSVGDRPIESSDADAIPAAERRASCGDEGESGGLGDTAQAAASFNATAAQNVHKINISDVLKNAASKLPHDKAVTCEDAEAVKGAELRGRLETVVRPGGVAETMSKAARVNLQD; encoded by the exons atgagcCAGGGACAGCCACCCAAGCCTCATATCGACAAATACTTCGACCTGGAACCCATCACTATCGGAGAAGTTCTAGAGACAGCAGCCGTATCGGTCGGCGATAGACCCATTGAATCAAGCGATGCAGATGCAATACCAGCCGCAGAAAGGAGAGCCTCGTGCGGTGACGAAGGGGAAAGCGGTGGGTTAGGAGACACTGCACAAGCTGCGGCCAGTTTCAATGCCACTGCTGCCCAAAACGTCCATAAGATTAACATTTCTGATGTATTAAAG AATGCTGCTTCCAAGTTGCCTCATGATAAAGCTGTGACATGTGAAGATGCTGAAGCCGTGAAAGGTGCAGAGCTGAGAGGCAGACTAGAAACCGTTGTCAGGCCCGGTGGAGTAGCGGAGACGATGTCAAAAGCCGCTAGGGTGAACCTGCAGGATTAG